One genomic segment of Hordeum vulgare subsp. vulgare chromosome 2H, MorexV3_pseudomolecules_assembly, whole genome shotgun sequence includes these proteins:
- the LOC123430658 gene encoding polygalacturonase ADPG1-like, whose translation MGIIGVLCTAILLLAGLAWCGVLVATAGGVDGVFNVEDYGALGDGTTDDTKAFVDAWAAACDATGSSATLLVPAAKSFLVGLIRFNGPCASTRITVQVMGTITAPPASAWSEKKNHWLMFYLVDGLTVTGNSTGLLDGRGQTWWVDKCKADNDDCVVKAPTALVVMNCTDVELSQFSSKDSPQMHIGLSISGKVNVTQLTITAPEDSPNTDGVHVDRSEDVHITGSTIGTGDDCISIGPGSRFVTVDGIVCGPGHGVSVGSLGREGANVTVEYIDVINVQFINTTNGARIKTWQGGGGYAKSISFTNINFTNVDHPVIIDQFYEDQGHVSHKGAVALSNITYTNLNGTSTEKTAVDFYCSQSGSCTDIHVNSVAITAADGGRTVARCQNAQVDTSGYVYPKIPCGANAPAPSPDNGK comes from the exons ATG GGTATCATCGGCGTCCTCTGCACGGCCATCCTGCTCCTCGCCGGCCTCGCGTGGTGTGGTGTGCTCGTCGCCACCGCCGGTGGGGTGGACGGCGTGTTCAACGTCGAGGACTACGGTGCTCTAGGCGACGGGACCACGGACGACACCAAGGCGTTCGTGGATGCATGGGCGGCGGCATGCGACGCCACTGGCTCGTCGGCGACGCTGCTCGTTCCGGCGGCGAAGTCATTCCTGGTCGGCCTCATCAGGTTCAATGGTCCATGCGCCTCCACCAGAATCACCGTCCAG GTCATGGGCACGATTACTGCGCCGCCGGCGAGCGCATGGAGCGAGAAGAAGAACCATTGGCTGATGTTCTACCTGGTCGACGGGCTCACGGTTACCGGCAACAGCACCGGCTTGCTGGACGGCAGAGGCCAGACGTGGTGGGTCGATAAATGCAAAGCCGATAATGAT GATTGTGTGGTTAAGGCACCGACG GCCTTGGTGGTCATGAACTGCACCGACGTGGAGCTGAGCCAATTCAGCAGCAAGGACAGCCCGCAGATGCACATCGGGCTCAGCATTAGCGGCAAGGTCAACGTGACGCAGCTCACCATCACCGCGCCGGAGGACAGCCCCAACACCGACGGCGTCCACGTCGACCGGAGCGAAGACGTCCACATCACCGGTTCGACCATCGGCACGGGCGACGACTGCATCTCCATCGGCCCCGGGAGCCGCTTCGTCACCGTCGACGGAATCGTCTGCGGCCCCGGCCATGGTGTAAG TGTGGGGAGCCTGGGCAGGGAGGGCGCAAACGTGACCGTGGAGTACATCGACGTGATAAACGTCCAGTTCATCAACACGACGAACGGAGCAAGGATCAAGACGTGGCAG GGCGGGGGAGGTTACGCCAAGTCCATCTCGTTCACCAACATAAACTTCACCAACGTGGACCATCCGGTGATCATCGACCAGTTCTACGAAGATCAGGGGCACGTCTCTCATAAG GGGGCGGTGGCGCTGAGCAACATAACGTACACGAACCTGAACGGGACTTCGACGGAGAAGACGGCAGTCGATTTCTACTGCAGCCAGAGCGGCAGCTGCACCGATATCCATGTCAACTCCGTGGCGATCACGGCGGCGGACGGTGGACGTACCGTGGCCCGCTGCCAGAACGCGCAGGTGGACACCTCCGGGTACGTCTACCCCAAGATCCCTTGCGGAGCTAACGCCCCGGCGCCCAGCCCAGACAATGGAAAGTAG